The Procambarus clarkii isolate CNS0578487 chromosome 37, FALCON_Pclarkii_2.0, whole genome shotgun sequence genome window below encodes:
- the LOC123749290 gene encoding E3 ubiquitin-protein ligase TRIM21-like: MMDNNPEECSVCFNNYDDNQLRPRTLPCGHTFCSQCINNANKNGQLTCPSCRAEHAATAATQFPINYGMEALIRKLKGIEVVPEKTLTAKPIKAPARGISKKLHSMVEEQKNSISSLITSCEEVLSQLGEYRGQLGDWKTHHLQLQDKLYALVEQNKSAMKLLELEDTSVVDMTTQGEEGKTRLQAMLGTLDTVNTAQEVFMIINEVDQCNMDVENWLKKSQELFPNVKTVHTSVKVQETIREALEMMTTETGATADPVHLGDSASTINVCVGNDRCRRPSGRPWR; the protein is encoded by the exons gataacaacccagaggaatgttcagtgtgttttaacaattatgatgacaatcagctacggcctcgcacactgccgtgcggccacacattctgctcccagtgtattaaCAATGCTAACAAGAATGggcagctgacctgccccagctgccgtgccgagcatgctgccacagctgctactcagttcccaattaaTTATGGTATGGAGGCCCTTATCAGAAAACTAAAAGGTATCGAGGTTGTACCAGAGAAAACTTTAACAGCAAAACCCATTAAAGCTCCTGCAAGAGGAATCAGCAAGAAGTTACATTCCATGGTGGAGGAGCAGAAAAACAgcatcagcagcctcattactagctgtgaagaggtactgtcccagctgggggagtaccgggggcagctgggggactggaagactcaccacctccagctccaggacaaactctatgctctggtagagcagaacaagtcagcaatgaaactcttggaactggaggataccagtgtggtggatatgacaacacaaggagaggaagggaagactcggctgcaggccatgttggggaccctcgacacagtcaacacagCGCAGGAAGTATTCATGATCATCAATGAAGTTGACCAATGCAACATGGACGTAGAAAATTGGCTCAAGAAGtcccaggaactcttcccaaatgtcaagactgtccacacctcagtgaag gtgcaggagaccatcagggaggccctggagatgatgaccacagagacgggtgccacagctgaccccgtacacctgggagactcagcctccaccattaatgtttgtgttggtaatgacaggtgcaggagaccatcagggaggccctggagatga